A stretch of the Paenibacillus dendritiformis genome encodes the following:
- a CDS encoding serine/threonine protein kinase, translated as MDERTGTAPGASRGMQALTAERGRQVAQTVNESALKRNTRLHNKYRIGKVVSSGELSIVYKARHMESGAWCVIKEFFPQALAGRDRDRRSVRCRVPGARAQFEEQRAIFAKEGPLLAQLSHPCIVEYVDQFEEGGTVYLVTAYCPGMTLGQYIREGQAPSQGRFYKETMLPIIDALEYIHRQGLIHRDIKPGNIIVDREGQPKLIDFGSAVHYEAGGRQPIFTTAGYSALELYSETSRQDPAADIYSLAATLYFCLCGQPPLDVTQRLFRDQVEPIRQRSRGTTPLLARVITKGLAIHSRKRPASLNPFRIALYAEHLKWSLKERLQGRRLPEQAEHEPISRGGS; from the coding sequence GCATGCAGGCGCTGACGGCGGAGCGGGGGAGACAGGTGGCACAGACAGTCAACGAGTCGGCCTTGAAGCGCAATACGAGGCTGCATAACAAGTATCGAATAGGAAAAGTGGTGTCGAGCGGAGAGCTGTCCATCGTCTATAAAGCGAGACATATGGAGAGCGGAGCATGGTGCGTGATCAAGGAATTTTTCCCGCAAGCCTTGGCCGGGCGGGATCGGGATCGGCGCTCCGTGCGCTGCCGCGTGCCTGGAGCGAGGGCGCAGTTCGAGGAGCAGCGGGCGATTTTCGCGAAGGAGGGGCCGCTGCTTGCGCAGTTGAGCCATCCTTGCATCGTGGAATATGTCGATCAATTCGAAGAAGGCGGAACGGTCTATCTCGTGACGGCCTATTGTCCGGGGATGACGCTTGGGCAATATATTCGGGAAGGACAGGCCCCGTCCCAGGGCCGATTCTACAAGGAGACGATGCTGCCGATCATCGATGCGCTCGAATATATACATAGACAGGGCTTGATTCATCGGGATATCAAGCCGGGGAATATCATAGTCGATCGGGAGGGACAACCGAAGCTGATCGACTTCGGATCGGCGGTGCATTATGAAGCGGGCGGCAGGCAGCCGATCTTCACGACGGCGGGTTATTCGGCCTTGGAGCTGTACTCCGAGACGTCGCGTCAGGATCCGGCCGCCGACATATACAGCCTGGCGGCCACGCTGTACTTCTGCTTATGCGGCCAGCCGCCGCTGGATGTGACCCAACGGCTGTTCCGGGATCAGGTTGAGCCGATCCGGCAGCGGAGCAGGGGCACGACCCCTCTGTTGGCCCGGGTCATTACGAAGGGATTGGCCATCCATTCCCGCAAGCGCCCCGCCTCGCTGAATCCGTTCCGGATCGCGCTGTATGCGGAGCATCTCAAATGGTCGCTGAAGGAGAGGCTTCAAGGCCGCCGCCTGCCGGAACAGGCGGAGCATGAGCCGATATCCCGGGGCGGGAGCTAG
- a CDS encoding vWA domain-containing protein, producing the protein MKKMMSKRGGWFKGLAAAIALLVLWSGGGGGAPASAADKAGSQAAHAASRGIDAVFVMDVSYSMNETDKDGIAAEVINMFMDMSDSAKTRIGFVAYNDRIVETQPLTSIASPGHQAKLKQKLQHMPRYGYTDLGLGLRTGADMLASDQEKGGVPFLILLSDGGTDFGYASRGRTVEDSNRDVKHVIKQAQAQGYPIYTIGLNHDGSVNKEELERIAKQTGGTSFITDSADDLPDIFNQIFARQIQSVLVTVAAVTATGELQEVKVPIPNSSMSEANIILLSSHPLREAQLYYSSKNVRLYESNKYRLMKIIRPEQGELVIKLRGKPGDFVKVNLLGNYSLGPELVLESQEIIKGQNTKFLSYLQHPDGSRLEDPPVFDTMQAELVVTNLDSGKEERTPLARKGNGFEGDYIFRYSGSYRWHVYLHGPDFYRMSPETERKVENLPPEAVAAGPLSLTKEDGEARIDLREWFHDPNGDELAFRLQPEADNKLEGAYIEDYWLVVTPRKTGDASLAVQASDPEGGTAVSTLAFSVRSYWELPLRIGAGVLIAALIGGAAYLWLRPRPKFAGRLEGYFLNTASGNDIPVAFWPLSSFDNRRVSLADLFRSLDIHEPLPEAERILLEPGKDGVLRVVHHTSCAVDKGRTPIPKGKKEVVQYNEKIYVTFEDGITEIELRYKPLKSGAASTGRPNSLPESG; encoded by the coding sequence ATGAAGAAAATGATGTCCAAGCGCGGCGGATGGTTCAAGGGGCTGGCGGCCGCGATTGCATTGCTCGTGCTGTGGAGCGGCGGGGGAGGCGGAGCGCCCGCATCGGCAGCAGACAAGGCCGGAAGCCAAGCCGCCCATGCGGCCTCGCGGGGGATTGACGCCGTCTTCGTCATGGACGTCAGCTATTCGATGAATGAGACCGACAAAGACGGCATCGCGGCGGAAGTCATCAATATGTTCATGGATATGAGCGATTCCGCCAAGACCCGGATCGGCTTCGTCGCCTACAACGACCGCATCGTGGAGACGCAGCCGCTGACGTCCATCGCTTCGCCGGGGCATCAGGCGAAGCTGAAGCAGAAGCTGCAGCATATGCCCCGTTACGGCTATACCGATCTGGGGCTCGGCCTGCGCACGGGCGCGGACATGCTCGCCTCCGACCAAGAGAAAGGCGGCGTTCCGTTCCTCATTCTGCTGTCCGACGGCGGCACCGACTTCGGCTACGCTTCCCGGGGGAGAACGGTGGAGGATTCGAACCGGGACGTGAAGCACGTCATCAAGCAAGCCCAAGCCCAAGGCTATCCCATCTACACGATCGGCCTGAACCACGACGGTTCGGTCAACAAGGAAGAGCTGGAGCGGATCGCCAAGCAGACGGGCGGAACCTCGTTCATTACCGACAGCGCGGATGATTTGCCCGATATTTTCAATCAAATCTTCGCCCGTCAGATTCAATCCGTTCTCGTGACGGTCGCCGCGGTAACGGCAACCGGCGAGCTTCAGGAGGTGAAGGTGCCGATTCCGAATTCCAGCATGAGCGAGGCCAATATTATATTGCTCTCTTCGCATCCGCTGCGGGAGGCCCAACTGTATTACAGTTCCAAAAACGTGCGTTTGTACGAATCGAATAAATACCGTCTGATGAAAATCATCCGTCCAGAGCAGGGAGAACTGGTTATCAAGCTGCGGGGCAAGCCGGGAGATTTCGTCAAAGTGAATCTGCTCGGGAACTATAGTTTGGGACCGGAACTGGTTCTGGAGTCCCAGGAGATTATAAAAGGGCAAAATACGAAATTTTTATCATACCTGCAGCATCCCGACGGTTCCCGGCTGGAGGATCCGCCTGTGTTCGACACGATGCAGGCGGAGCTTGTCGTAACCAATCTTGATTCCGGCAAGGAGGAACGGACGCCGCTGGCAAGGAAGGGGAACGGGTTCGAGGGGGATTATATTTTTCGCTACTCCGGCTCATACCGCTGGCATGTCTATCTGCATGGCCCGGACTTCTACCGCATGAGCCCGGAGACCGAACGGAAGGTGGAGAACCTGCCGCCGGAAGCGGTCGCGGCCGGGCCTCTCTCCCTCACCAAGGAAGATGGCGAAGCGCGCATCGATCTGCGGGAATGGTTCCATGATCCGAACGGGGATGAACTGGCCTTCCGGCTTCAGCCGGAAGCGGACAATAAGCTGGAAGGCGCTTATATCGAGGATTACTGGCTTGTCGTGACGCCGCGGAAGACAGGCGATGCCTCGCTCGCCGTGCAAGCCTCCGATCCGGAAGGCGGCACCGCCGTCTCGACGCTGGCCTTCTCGGTGCGGTCCTACTGGGAGCTGCCGCTTCGGATTGGAGCCGGTGTCTTGATCGCGGCGCTGATCGGGGGCGCGGCCTACCTGTGGCTGCGTCCGCGGCCCAAGTTCGCCGGGCGGCTGGAGGGCTACTTCCTGAATACCGCCAGCGGCAATGACATCCCGGTGGCCTTCTGGCCGTTGTCATCTTTCGATAATCGCCGGGTCAGTCTGGCCGATCTGTTCCGCAGCCTCGACATTCATGAGCCGCTGCCGGAAGCGGAGCGCATCCTGCTGGAGCCGGGGAAGGATGGTGTGCTGAGGGTGGTTCACCATACGTCGTGCGCGGTGGACAAGGGGCGGACGCCGATTCCGAAGGGCAAGAAGGAAGTTGTGCAATACAATGAGAAAATCTATGTAACGTTCGAGGACGGCATTACCGAGATCGAGCTTCGTTATAAGCCGCTCAAATCGGGCGCGGCCTCCACGGGGCGCCCGAATTCGCTGCCGGAATCGGGCTGA